One segment of Candidatus Margulisiibacteriota bacterium DNA contains the following:
- a CDS encoding DJ-1 family protein, whose protein sequence is MKLGMVIAHNGFRDEEYFIPLDFLSSKNIEIITISSAESPAIGKSGGKADVDLLLADVKVEELDALLFIGGPGAREYVNDSCAHTLAGEIVAQKKILGAICMAPLILAHAGVLAGINATVFINYAQNLIDKGANYTGRAVETDGLIITANNVEASLDFAKTVFEKLGAS, encoded by the coding sequence ATGAAGCTAGGAATGGTGATTGCACATAATGGTTTTCGGGATGAAGAATACTTTATTCCATTGGATTTTTTGAGTTCAAAAAATATCGAAATCATTACTATTTCATCTGCAGAGTCTCCCGCTATCGGTAAATCGGGTGGCAAAGCAGACGTCGATCTGTTGCTTGCAGATGTTAAGGTTGAAGAGCTCGATGCATTACTTTTTATCGGAGGGCCTGGAGCCCGGGAATATGTAAACGATTCGTGCGCACATACATTGGCCGGAGAAATAGTTGCTCAAAAGAAAATACTCGGAGCAATTTGCATGGCCCCTCTCATTCTCGCACATGCCGGAGTGCTTGCCGGGATAAATGCCACTGTCTTTATTAATTATGCTCAAAACCTTATTGATAAAGGTGCGAACTATACAGGCAGGGCTGTCGAGACGGACGGTTTGATTATTACCGCAAATAACGTAGAGGCTTCGCTTGATTTTGCAAAAACGGTATTTGAAAAATTAGGAGCAAGCTGA
- a CDS encoding shikimate dehydrogenase, which yields MLLLSINGKTKLTGLIGYPIEHTKSPHMHNKAYEFLGLNYSYVPLGVTSENLRSAIDGIKALGFSGVNVTIPYKETVIPFLDELSKEASLIGAVNTIKNENGKLIGYNTDGQGFVSDVEEHFSFDFKGKVVFLLGAGGAARSIAVSMLMKGIQSLMIVDAEDAKASALVRHLKKHFMAKISYSLVESKEMYNFLKTIDLFVNATPIGMHPHTDVVPLKKVEDIGKNVKIYDIIYNPAKTKLVEIMEKRGNQCANGLGMLAGQGAVAFKVFTGKSIQTGKMIEFLSNE from the coding sequence ATTCTTTTGCTATCTATTAATGGAAAAACCAAACTTACAGGACTGATTGGATACCCCATTGAACATACGAAGTCACCCCACATGCATAATAAGGCATACGAATTCTTAGGCTTGAATTATTCCTATGTTCCGCTAGGAGTTACTTCCGAAAATTTGAGGAGTGCCATCGATGGGATCAAAGCGTTAGGCTTTTCAGGTGTTAATGTTACTATTCCTTACAAAGAGACAGTTATCCCGTTTCTCGATGAATTATCAAAAGAAGCCTCCTTAATCGGTGCTGTAAACACAATAAAAAATGAAAACGGAAAGCTGATCGGGTATAACACTGACGGTCAAGGATTCGTTTCTGATGTCGAAGAGCATTTTTCTTTCGACTTTAAAGGGAAGGTTGTTTTTCTTTTAGGGGCTGGCGGAGCTGCACGTTCAATTGCTGTAAGTATGCTCATGAAAGGTATCCAGTCACTTATGATAGTTGATGCAGAGGACGCAAAAGCTTCAGCATTAGTCCGGCATTTGAAGAAACATTTTATGGCCAAAATATCATATAGCCTCGTTGAGAGTAAAGAAATGTATAATTTTCTTAAGACAATTGATCTGTTTGTGAACGCTACCCCGATAGGAATGCATCCGCATACGGATGTTGTTCCATTGAAGAAGGTTGAGGATATCGGTAAAAACGTAAAAATATATGATATTATCTATAATCCCGCAAAAACAAAACTAGTAGAAATTATGGAGAAACGAGGTAACCAGTGTGCGAATGGCCTGGGGATGTTGGCGGGGCAGGGTGCCGTTGCCTTCAAGGTTTTTACTGGGAAATCCATTCAAACCGGTAAGATGATTGAGTTTTTGAGTAATGAATGA
- the trxB gene encoding thioredoxin-disulfide reductase: MYDVVVIGGGPAGITSALYLLRARCKVLLIEKQHMGGQIVYSEIIENYPGVGEVSGKELMDGFKKQLANYNPEIINANVKEIHKEQGHFAIMLDDYKIESKAVIIATGAQPKNLNVPGEIRYVGRGVSYCATCDGPLFTGKDIVVAGGGDTAVKEALFLSKYARKIYLIHRRDKLRAERIYQERLLKMNNINVLWNCVLEEIVGNNFVTNVKIKDLKTGLYTCVDVSGVFIFIGIKPNTDFIFCDKDENNFIKTDSRLATSIPGIFAAGDCRATHLRQVATAVGDGALASSMSIDYIEA, from the coding sequence ATGTATGATGTAGTTGTAATTGGCGGGGGACCGGCTGGAATAACTTCGGCGCTATATTTGCTGCGTGCGCGCTGTAAAGTTCTGCTTATAGAAAAACAGCATATGGGTGGACAGATAGTGTACAGTGAAATCATCGAGAATTATCCGGGAGTAGGCGAGGTATCTGGCAAGGAACTCATGGATGGTTTTAAAAAACAACTGGCGAACTATAATCCTGAGATCATTAATGCAAATGTTAAAGAAATACATAAAGAACAAGGCCATTTTGCAATTATGCTCGATGACTATAAGATCGAGTCCAAAGCAGTCATTATAGCAACGGGAGCTCAACCCAAGAACCTTAATGTCCCTGGCGAAATCCGGTATGTTGGAAGAGGGGTCTCTTATTGTGCGACCTGTGATGGTCCACTATTTACCGGAAAAGATATTGTCGTTGCGGGAGGCGGAGATACTGCGGTTAAAGAAGCATTGTTCTTATCGAAATATGCCAGAAAAATATACCTCATTCATAGACGGGATAAGCTCCGTGCTGAGAGAATATATCAGGAACGGCTATTAAAAATGAATAATATCAACGTTCTCTGGAATTGTGTCCTCGAAGAAATAGTCGGTAACAACTTCGTAACAAACGTGAAGATTAAAGATCTTAAAACGGGTTTGTATACCTGTGTTGATGTTTCGGGTGTTTTTATTTTTATAGGGATTAAGCCAAATACTGATTTTATTTTCTGTGATAAAGACGAGAATAATTTTATTAAGACAGACAGCCGGCTTGCAACCTCTATCCCGGGAATATTTGCAGCAGGTGATTGCCGTGCAACGCACCTCAGGCAGGTGGCAACAGCAGTGGGCGATGGCGCTCTGGCATCTTCAATGTCCATAGACTATATCGAGGCTTGA
- the amrS gene encoding AmmeMemoRadiSam system radical SAM enzyme has protein sequence MHTAILYQKSDDRIHCFLCPWQCKIAEGKSGVCGIRQNNGGTLFATGYGQVVSIAADPIEKKPLFNFHPGTKVMSVGSLGCNLCCKHCQNWEISQIKEAGAIRKTTYIEPELLIDQASHYNCKGIAWTYNEPSINIEYAIDGAKIAKENGLYTVFVTNGYITEQGLDAIGPYLDAYSVDIKGSDSFYRSIAGVQGIEPVLKATKRAKDMWNMHVEVTTNVIPTINDSDKELTETGKWIMDNLGPDCAWHISRFYPQYKLAHLPATSPSTLSHARDIGLSLGLRYVYTGNIPGDKGENTYCPSCNNILIERTGFTANQINIENNKCKFCHTEVGIII, from the coding sequence ATGCATACTGCCATATTATATCAGAAATCAGATGACAGGATCCATTGTTTTTTGTGTCCTTGGCAATGCAAAATAGCGGAAGGGAAATCCGGAGTATGCGGTATCCGACAAAATAACGGAGGAACACTTTTTGCCACTGGGTACGGCCAAGTTGTCTCCATTGCGGCTGATCCGATCGAAAAAAAGCCGCTCTTTAACTTTCATCCCGGAACAAAAGTCATGTCGGTCGGTTCGCTCGGTTGTAATCTCTGCTGTAAGCATTGTCAAAACTGGGAGATATCCCAAATCAAGGAAGCCGGAGCAATCAGAAAAACTACTTATATAGAGCCGGAATTGTTAATAGACCAGGCATCACACTATAATTGCAAAGGGATTGCATGGACATATAATGAGCCCTCTATCAATATAGAATACGCTATAGACGGCGCAAAAATAGCAAAAGAAAACGGTCTTTACACTGTATTTGTAACGAATGGCTATATTACTGAGCAAGGGCTTGACGCCATTGGACCCTATCTTGATGCCTATAGTGTCGATATTAAGGGTTCTGACAGCTTTTATCGATCAATAGCCGGAGTACAAGGGATTGAACCTGTTCTTAAAGCCACAAAACGCGCAAAAGACATGTGGAATATGCACGTTGAAGTAACAACTAATGTCATCCCAACTATTAACGACAGTGATAAAGAGTTAACAGAAACAGGCAAGTGGATAATGGATAATCTTGGACCTGATTGTGCATGGCACATCAGCCGGTTTTACCCGCAATATAAACTCGCTCATTTGCCTGCTACATCGCCAAGCACATTAAGTCATGCGAGAGACATAGGGCTCAGCCTTGGACTCAGATATGTCTACACAGGGAATATTCCTGGTGATAAAGGAGAAAACACCTACTGCCCTTCCTGCAACAATATTCTTATTGAAAGAACCGGATTTACAGCAAATCAGATAAATATCGAGAATAATAAATGCAAATTCTGCCATACAGAGGTAGGTATAATTATATGA
- a CDS encoding acetyl-CoA carboxylase carboxyl transferase subunit beta — MSIVDWFAKKKANNSIEREKLDIPGDLWIKCFKCGEVLFNKSLDENSKVCPSCNHHFRLSCAERLEITIDEGTFKEINRNLTPIDFLKFTDSKKYEDRIELARKRSGINDALISGTARINGIEAVLCIMDFSFMGGSMGSVVGEKIARAAEEAIKRKLPLIIMSSSGGARMQEGILSLMQMAKTSAAIKKLSEKKLMYISVLLDPTTGGTTASFAMLGDVNISEPGALIGFAGPRVIEQTIRQKLPKGFQRAEYLLEHGMVDIVVHRKEMKETLAKLLSYAG, encoded by the coding sequence ATGTCAATTGTAGATTGGTTTGCCAAGAAGAAAGCCAACAATAGTATAGAACGTGAAAAATTAGATATTCCGGGAGACCTATGGATCAAGTGTTTTAAATGCGGAGAAGTTCTATTTAATAAATCGCTCGATGAAAATAGTAAAGTATGCCCAAGCTGTAATCATCATTTCAGACTATCCTGTGCCGAGAGATTAGAAATAACTATAGATGAAGGTACTTTCAAAGAAATAAACCGTAATTTAACTCCAATCGATTTCCTGAAGTTTACAGATAGCAAAAAGTACGAAGATCGAATCGAGCTTGCCAGGAAGCGTTCAGGTATTAATGATGCTCTTATTTCTGGTACCGCCAGGATAAATGGCATTGAAGCCGTTCTCTGTATTATGGACTTCAGCTTTATGGGCGGAAGTATGGGGTCTGTTGTTGGTGAGAAAATTGCCAGGGCTGCCGAAGAAGCAATTAAGCGAAAGCTGCCGCTAATTATCATGTCATCTTCCGGCGGAGCAAGAATGCAGGAAGGCATTTTAAGTCTGATGCAGATGGCAAAAACCAGTGCAGCCATTAAAAAATTATCTGAAAAAAAACTAATGTATATTTCGGTTTTGCTTGATCCGACGACAGGTGGTACAACCGCGAGTTTTGCCATGCTTGGGGATGTCAATATTTCGGAGCCAGGTGCTTTGATCGGCTTTGCCGGTCCACGGGTTATAGAACAAACTATACGGCAGAAATTGCCGAAAGGATTCCAGAGAGCTGAGTATCTGCTTGAACATGGAATGGTTGATATTGTAGTACATAGGAAAGAAATGAAAGAAACGTTGGCAAAATTGTTGAGCTACGCCGGATAA
- a CDS encoding type II secretion system protein GspE, protein MKDKNYTIYKSFVEKKFFLEEALESASNLAVKERKSLSQVLLEKKLVSEEDLNEFVSQQIDIPKFELTKSQVDVKLASLIPEILARKHSVVPLFVVDNIVTIAVYDPLNVQAIEEIEIYTGLTLNVILVSKDTINMLIEYCYSKNIDKEYTEIDQMFEMSLSIVKKKSNDEDIEDLVAEAPIAKLVDMILKQAIMDNSSDIHIEPEETELRIRYRVDGILREAMRPPKPLETAIISRIKIMSGLDITERRKPQDGRLTIAVNDRTVDFRVSTVRTAWGEKVVLRILDKKSILVSLEKIGFSQHVYDVFMKAIAKPSGILLVTGPTGSGKTTTLYAALNKLNTPDKNIVTVEDPVEYNLASINQIPVNAKIGVTFATGLRCILRQDPDIIMIGEIRDLETATIAIQASQTGHFVFSTLHTNNAPGAMTRLVDMGMKPFLIASSVLGVLAQRLVRVICPSCKKLVTLTSADQVKYKDILAELTALYGEVKIYEGKGCKYCGGRGYKGRLGIFEYLEIDEELQSLIVNNATVDELRKLARKKGMRTMKEDGLEKIHKGITTMEEVLRVMSE, encoded by the coding sequence ATGAAAGATAAAAATTATACTATTTATAAGTCTTTTGTTGAGAAAAAATTTTTTCTGGAAGAGGCTTTGGAGAGCGCGAGTAATCTTGCGGTTAAAGAAAGGAAAAGCTTGTCTCAGGTATTGCTTGAGAAAAAACTGGTTTCAGAAGAGGACCTCAACGAGTTTGTTTCGCAACAGATAGATATACCTAAGTTTGAACTTACTAAATCTCAGGTTGATGTGAAGTTAGCTTCTTTAATCCCTGAGATCCTTGCTCGAAAACATAGCGTCGTTCCACTGTTCGTCGTTGATAATATTGTAACTATTGCAGTATACGATCCATTGAATGTCCAGGCAATCGAAGAGATCGAAATCTATACCGGGCTCACTCTTAATGTCATTCTTGTATCGAAAGATACGATAAACATGTTGATAGAGTACTGCTATTCTAAGAATATTGATAAAGAATATACCGAAATCGACCAGATGTTTGAAATGAGTTTGAGTATAGTTAAGAAAAAAAGTAACGATGAAGATATCGAAGATCTGGTAGCTGAAGCGCCTATAGCTAAGCTGGTTGATATGATACTCAAGCAGGCGATCATGGACAATTCCTCTGATATCCATATAGAACCGGAAGAAACAGAATTGCGTATCCGGTATCGGGTTGATGGTATTCTCCGGGAAGCAATGCGACCGCCGAAACCGTTAGAAACCGCGATAATATCCCGGATTAAAATTATGAGCGGACTGGACATAACTGAAAGGCGCAAGCCCCAGGATGGCAGATTAACCATTGCCGTTAATGACAGAACTGTTGATTTCCGGGTTTCAACCGTCAGGACTGCCTGGGGAGAGAAGGTAGTTCTTCGTATCCTAGACAAAAAGAGTATTCTGGTAAGTCTGGAAAAGATAGGGTTCTCCCAGCACGTTTACGATGTATTCATGAAGGCAATTGCTAAACCGAGTGGCATCCTGCTGGTTACCGGACCAACCGGAAGTGGCAAAACAACAACATTATATGCTGCCCTTAATAAGCTAAATACACCTGATAAGAATATTGTAACCGTGGAAGATCCGGTAGAATATAACCTGGCGTCAATTAATCAGATCCCTGTAAATGCGAAGATTGGAGTTACTTTTGCGACAGGATTACGTTGTATTTTAAGGCAGGATCCCGATATTATTATGATCGGAGAGATACGCGATCTTGAAACTGCGACGATTGCAATTCAGGCATCCCAAACCGGGCACTTTGTTTTTTCTACTTTGCATACTAATAATGCCCCGGGAGCGATGACTCGTCTTGTTGATATGGGCATGAAGCCATTCCTTATCGCTTCATCGGTCCTGGGAGTTCTCGCCCAGCGTCTTGTGAGGGTTATTTGTCCAAGCTGCAAGAAGCTAGTAACGTTAACATCTGCTGATCAGGTCAAGTACAAAGACATCCTTGCCGAATTAACTGCTCTCTATGGAGAGGTTAAGATCTATGAGGGCAAGGGGTGTAAGTACTGTGGGGGAAGAGGATATAAGGGAAGGTTAGGTATTTTTGAGTACTTGGAAATCGATGAGGAGCTACAGTCTCTTATTGTTAACAACGCAACCGTAGACGAATTAAGAAAACTGGCCCGAAAAAAAGGGATGAGGACTATGAAGGAAGATGGTCTGGAGAAAATACATAAAGGGATTACTACAATGGAAGAAGTGCTTCGTGTAATGAGTGAGTAA
- a CDS encoding aminopeptidase: MVDSRIKKFAKILVHYSIGAKEKEEVLVSGSYEASSLVRLVYEELITVGAYPRVKVSIPGIDYAYYAKAQEHQLDFVSDMDYLEANKMAAMISIESDYNTKELTSIDSSRITRRVKARQNLKEIILKRVRWNVTLFPTQALAQDAEMSLQEYEDFVFGAVFADREDPVRCWDELSANQERLCQIFSTAEELRILGKDTDLTMKVSGRKFINSNGHYNMPSGEIFSAPIEDSVQGHIRFEYPVCLYGKEVEGVQLTFENGKVTKLSASKNQDFLESMLTTDAGAKYLGEIGIGNNFGITKFTKNILFDEKIGGSVHIALGQSYEECGGKNESAIHWDMIKDLRTGGEMYLDGVLVQKDGKFLL; the protein is encoded by the coding sequence ATGGTTGATAGCAGGATTAAGAAATTTGCAAAAATACTTGTGCACTATTCAATCGGAGCCAAGGAGAAGGAAGAGGTTTTAGTTTCTGGAAGTTATGAAGCAAGTTCCTTGGTCCGGTTGGTATATGAAGAGTTAATTACTGTCGGTGCTTATCCCAGGGTAAAGGTCTCGATCCCTGGTATTGATTATGCTTATTACGCCAAAGCTCAGGAACATCAATTGGATTTTGTTTCCGACATGGATTATTTGGAAGCTAACAAAATGGCCGCAATGATTTCGATTGAGTCAGATTATAATACAAAAGAACTCACAAGCATTGATTCCTCCAGGATAACCAGGAGAGTGAAAGCAAGACAGAACCTTAAAGAAATAATTTTAAAGCGTGTAAGATGGAATGTAACCTTATTTCCGACCCAGGCGCTTGCGCAGGATGCTGAGATGTCACTTCAGGAATATGAGGACTTTGTTTTTGGGGCAGTATTCGCTGATAGGGAAGACCCAGTCCGATGCTGGGATGAGCTGTCAGCTAATCAGGAAAGGTTATGCCAGATATTTTCAACTGCTGAAGAATTGAGGATTCTTGGAAAAGATACTGATTTGACTATGAAAGTGAGTGGCAGGAAGTTTATCAATAGTAACGGGCACTATAACATGCCGAGCGGTGAGATATTTTCTGCACCTATTGAAGATTCAGTTCAGGGGCACATTCGTTTCGAATACCCGGTGTGCCTGTACGGAAAAGAAGTTGAAGGCGTTCAGCTTACATTCGAAAATGGCAAAGTGACAAAACTTTCTGCAAGTAAAAATCAAGATTTTCTAGAATCAATGCTTACGACGGATGCCGGGGCAAAATATCTTGGAGAGATTGGTATTGGTAACAACTTCGGAATTACAAAGTTCACAAAAAATATTCTTTTTGATGAAAAAATAGGCGGCTCGGTCCATATCGCCTTAGGTCAGTCCTATGAAGAATGCGGCGGGAAAAACGAATCTGCAATTCACTGGGATATGATTAAGGATCTTCGCACTGGTGGCGAGATGTATCTGGATGGTGTATTGGTCCAGAAGGACGGCAAATTTTTATTATAG
- a CDS encoding (d)CMP kinase: MQILPYRGRYNYMSHVVIAIDGPAGSGKSTIAKILAEKLNFLYLDTGAMYRAIAYKVIEVALAIENKNAIIDLAGTLTLSFEKNEVTVNGQNVSKQIRLPEVNTIVSNIAAIPEIRHILIAMQRKIAINQNVVMEGRDIGTVVFPDAACKFFLSASVHIRAVRRFQELKPQNPDITISQVEQSINYRDTADTNRTVSPLTKAEDAIEIDTSNMSIEEVSEHLHGIILKKLNINVVQQIKD, encoded by the coding sequence ATGCAAATTCTGCCATACAGAGGTAGGTATAATTATATGAGCCACGTAGTCATTGCGATTGATGGACCTGCCGGTTCAGGAAAAAGTACGATTGCTAAAATTCTCGCTGAAAAACTTAATTTTCTTTATCTTGATACCGGAGCTATGTATCGAGCAATCGCTTATAAAGTCATTGAAGTCGCCCTCGCAATCGAGAACAAAAACGCTATAATAGATCTGGCTGGAACACTGACACTATCATTTGAGAAAAATGAAGTTACGGTAAACGGTCAGAATGTGTCCAAGCAAATCAGGTTACCGGAGGTCAATACAATAGTATCTAACATAGCTGCAATCCCTGAGATCAGACATATTTTGATCGCTATGCAGAGAAAGATAGCAATCAACCAGAATGTTGTTATGGAAGGCAGAGACATCGGGACGGTCGTTTTTCCTGATGCGGCTTGCAAATTTTTCTTATCAGCTTCGGTACATATCAGAGCAGTGCGGAGATTTCAGGAATTAAAGCCACAAAACCCGGACATTACAATTTCGCAGGTTGAGCAATCAATTAATTACCGGGATACAGCAGATACAAACAGAACAGTCAGCCCATTAACAAAGGCGGAAGATGCTATTGAAATCGACACCTCGAACATGTCAATTGAGGAAGTATCAGAACATCTTCATGGAATTATTTTAAAAAAACTTAACATAAATGTTGTGCAACAAATAAAGGATTAA
- a CDS encoding response regulator, whose protein sequence is MQELRKGNIVFMLVEDDYDQEVIVSRVVKNSKIAKDFVFTRNGKEALDYIFGEGSYSDRDISIMPEIILLDLKLPKIGGFEVLKRLKSDIQTKDIPVVVYSSSCEEADKARSYQLGAYDYIDKPLDTRKFEKIIKGLGFSFSTG, encoded by the coding sequence ATGCAAGAATTAAGAAAAGGGAATATTGTTTTTATGTTAGTGGAAGATGACTATGATCAGGAGGTTATTGTTTCCAGAGTAGTTAAGAATAGTAAAATTGCTAAGGATTTCGTGTTTACCAGAAATGGGAAAGAAGCTCTTGATTATATTTTTGGAGAAGGAAGCTATTCAGACAGAGATATTTCTATAATGCCCGAAATCATACTTTTAGACCTTAAACTTCCCAAAATCGGTGGATTTGAAGTGTTGAAGCGGCTTAAGTCGGATATCCAGACTAAAGATATTCCTGTTGTTGTTTATTCATCATCGTGTGAAGAAGCAGATAAAGCCCGCAGCTATCAGCTAGGGGCTTATGATTACATAGACAAACCATTGGACACTAGAAAGTTTGAGAAAATTATAAAAGGATTAGGATTTTCTTTTTCGACTGGCTAA
- the rpsT gene encoding 30S ribosomal protein S20, giving the protein MTNNKSSEKRVQIGERNRVKNKARISSVKNAIKKVQEAISTNTDEKEDILKNAVKIIDTVAGKGTIHKNKASRLKSRLTKKVNKTK; this is encoded by the coding sequence ATGACGAATAATAAATCTTCGGAGAAGCGAGTTCAAATAGGAGAAAGAAACAGAGTAAAAAACAAAGCTAGAATTTCCTCTGTTAAAAACGCAATAAAAAAAGTTCAAGAAGCAATAAGCACTAACACAGACGAAAAAGAAGACATACTAAAAAATGCAGTAAAGATTATAGATACAGTAGCAGGAAAAGGTACTATACACAAAAACAAAGCTAGTCGTCTAAAATCTAGGTTAACTAAAAAAGTTAACAAAACAAAGTAG
- a CDS encoding B12-binding domain-containing radical SAM protein translates to MKILLVNPTKLDEQGKPVKFKKDITPSLALAVLSGLTPASHKVTVINDVIEEIDYSIPYDLVGITAMTSRVERAYQIADRFRSIGVRVVLGGIHATALPDEAKVHADAVIIGEAENIWEQVLDDFEHNRNKEYYQDSALPDMKRLIIPRFDTFNMNIYNRPIGYKLPIMPIYSTRGCPFACDFCSVSKYFGRTYRVKPIANILKEIDAIGAEHFMFVDDNIAGNAEYSRELFRALIPKKIKWNSQVSTTIMNHPDLIDLAAESGCRLLFFGLESLNNDILQSLNKGFNKLAQYAELFERLKRAKIVPLISMIFGFDTDTIEQFNYTLSFLLKNKIDTSFFFILTPLPGTTLYSKLEEEGRIISRDWSAYDGQHIVFQPKNFTIEELYHNYWRVFRQFYSVRNITARSFNRIRQSNTPLKTFYYSTINELFYRNKVYRYEHPISGGFGKIKT, encoded by the coding sequence GTGAAAATACTTTTAGTTAATCCTACGAAACTGGATGAGCAGGGCAAACCTGTAAAATTCAAAAAAGATATCACCCCGAGCCTGGCTCTGGCAGTCTTGAGCGGTTTGACCCCTGCTAGCCACAAAGTTACTGTAATTAATGATGTAATTGAAGAGATCGATTATTCTATTCCCTATGATCTTGTCGGGATTACCGCAATGACATCAAGGGTCGAAAGGGCGTACCAAATCGCTGACAGATTCAGGAGCATCGGGGTCAGGGTTGTTCTCGGTGGCATTCATGCTACAGCGCTTCCAGATGAGGCAAAAGTTCATGCCGATGCTGTTATTATCGGAGAAGCAGAGAATATCTGGGAGCAGGTACTTGATGATTTTGAGCATAACCGGAATAAAGAATACTATCAAGACTCGGCTCTACCGGATATGAAAAGATTGATTATTCCTCGCTTTGATACTTTTAATATGAATATCTATAACAGACCTATCGGCTACAAACTGCCGATCATGCCTATCTATTCTACCCGTGGCTGTCCTTTTGCCTGTGATTTCTGTTCCGTTTCGAAGTATTTCGGCAGAACGTATAGGGTCAAGCCGATAGCGAATATTCTTAAAGAAATAGACGCAATAGGGGCAGAGCATTTTATGTTTGTTGATGATAATATAGCAGGGAATGCCGAATACAGCAGGGAATTATTCCGGGCCCTTATACCAAAGAAAATTAAGTGGAATTCTCAAGTAAGTACAACTATAATGAATCACCCTGATCTGATCGATTTGGCTGCAGAATCAGGATGTAGACTTTTATTTTTTGGACTAGAATCGTTAAATAACGATATTTTGCAGTCTCTTAATAAGGGTTTTAATAAATTAGCTCAGTATGCAGAATTGTTTGAAAGATTAAAAAGGGCTAAAATCGTACCTCTTATTTCTATGATTTTTGGTTTTGATACGGATACTATAGAGCAATTCAATTACACTCTTTCATTTCTTTTAAAGAATAAGATTGATACATCTTTTTTCTTTATATTAACACCTTTACCAGGAACAACTTTGTATTCTAAGTTAGAAGAAGAGGGCAGAATTATTAGTCGCGATTGGTCGGCTTATGATGGACAACATATTGTATTTCAGCCGAAGAATTTTACTATAGAAGAACTATATCATAATTATTGGAGAGTCTTTCGCCAATTTTATTCAGTAAGAAATATAACTGCGAGGAGCTTCAATAGGATCAGACAATCGAACACCCCGCTCAAAACATTCTATTATTCAACAATAAATGAGCTGTTTTACCGGAACAAGGTATATCGTTATGAGCATCCTATATCCGGGGGATTTGGTAAGATCAAGACTTGA
- a CDS encoding radical SAM protein gives MNTIAYIIKNNLYLNITNSCSNDCTFCIRQKPHAFNDEFELWLDHEPSEVEILTSIKQPETFDEIVFCGYGEPLTRLAMVKSVAKYLKNKGCMIRVDTNGTSNLIHKKNIVPELVGLVDTVSISLNAHNAELYSELCCPKFGIKTFEEVLKFARLCKKLLPRTQLTVVEFPKVDIPACQKIADDIGVTLKIRRYYEEDYAGFK, from the coding sequence ATGAATACTATTGCTTATATTATTAAAAACAATCTATACCTGAACATTACCAATAGCTGCTCTAATGACTGCACATTCTGTATCCGGCAGAAGCCCCATGCCTTTAACGATGAGTTTGAACTATGGCTTGACCATGAGCCAAGCGAGGTGGAAATACTTACTTCAATAAAGCAACCGGAAACCTTCGACGAGATAGTTTTTTGCGGTTACGGCGAGCCGTTAACACGATTAGCTATGGTTAAATCCGTTGCAAAATATCTCAAAAATAAAGGCTGCATGATTCGAGTAGATACAAATGGAACATCGAATTTAATTCATAAGAAAAACATAGTCCCTGAACTAGTAGGATTAGTTGATACGGTTTCTATCAGCCTTAATGCTCATAACGCAGAGCTCTATAGCGAGTTATGCTGCCCGAAATTCGGGATTAAGACCTTTGAAGAAGTGCTTAAGTTTGCGAGACTTTGCAAAAAACTGCTTCCCCGCACACAACTAACAGTGGTTGAATTCCCGAAAGTCGATATTCCAGCGTGTCAGAAGATTGCGGACGATATAGGAGTTACATTAAAAATAAGACGATATTACGAAGAGGATTATGCCGGATTTAAATAA